A window of Ipomoea triloba cultivar NCNSP0323 chromosome 2, ASM357664v1 contains these coding sequences:
- the LOC116011236 gene encoding uncharacterized protein LOC116011236 isoform X1: MSSKAGPTPGGDDRQLNHTATSEDGCGTALEMRKKKARRVSFAEMTSVHFFDRDEEETPRDSLAMAGEGNAVEENELSFPQFVNLKANDDGEDGEDGNVSDDDEDGELAMRRSFLRPMESPSPGSTIGSATSNDDHFFGPVSPNFIRPGRLSDSAASDDNHDITMDSTAFSMHFRSLARSESGVDLKTPTGIHLSFEEKTPTCTRGNSMVLTETKKPISSSSFPAVIASGTSDSSDMSLVGEHLQKYEYGRLPPDLDALLAEGEMELDIAPRSDNISASTLPTNEKPNHLTLEEDGSGLMDINENGKQEAGATAFNNMPSETLDRMLDKANGALGLAPLSHDTYGSSFPVSNPPDSGISVDNGTLLSNQLSKDKLIHNNMEASFDASEDWRSEKLSSVNCDTLLSPDSRLHVHGRTHKLKSPLTGFVSPSPAKRRLILTGSSAQKYRSRVISAQDDSFIGKENMISLVSSASIQRSISKLERLKASAFSSAMGDRIDDVLVRSLEFIKTPPISSNLEKVNEDLKEKLADIPIICAEEQFSDVAQIEGQERQSFGMDSKSFKALAHDEGKNYSPLISEDPKGKMLFTSRIDSLQAEFIGEKQATGTPQQIHFSPGKSSEKLSSTLQKFLCSPNGKSRLLDQQKVSSVLNETCETATHSKNDLSMGVVDCVLYDPASCLIERNSNGPSLETPESLTHGSGRKDLQPQELNNSKPFSVTQDLQLATHNMLDGSSHNSAQERGNNKLLVEHRESQDEIITLQRSPKLQKYQSVDISSRPDEVCSGNLIVGTELKYLSDIKSKFMENVDQWASLSIGKLNVHELQIDMLQEFIPYMQKSKTYETLHHELLSQKTSAPQNLKEKRIAEARLLMCRVMYEKAKLHLMRVKQEKLQEKFQTISSGVQECKSLKLNSLPQLSTKFAKDLHIDVLCLQRSFVNLNGMQEVACNKVSTMMQALEVSDKKITNLNKYFHTHFKMKGELNCNDTIALVKDYLVKRKCCRFFGQEMQMGVIHNMWSSAGHHTVVLNYLGILIQSLKIVAGSTSSIIISNELNDMAITKSFPNMDACSVFAFVLPGEISRKYVGARSLAQEVQMTQSLLGNLVDVVEEVQLARIELCNLIDTRFCSPTAGDLDLQLHFISFKSGIKVKVTLGLSFLNRGIYPWAIIPCVCAAGADGTDEAIVGDVENALKSVKPGYMRIIRLCRCISSAIRSASW, encoded by the exons ATGTCTTCCAAGGCGGGACCCACGCCCGGTGGCGATGACCGCCAGCTGAACCATACGGCGACGTCGGAGGATGGCTGCGGTACCGCGTTGGAGATGCGGAAGAAGAAGGCACGGAGAGTGAGCTTCGCGGAGATGACTTCCGTGCACTTCTTCGACCGCGACGAGGAGGAGACTCCTCGAGATTCCCTCGCTATGGCGGGTGAGGGAAATGCGGTTGAAGAGAACGAGCTAAGTTTCCCTCAATTCGTCAATTTGAAAGCCAACGATGATGGGGAGGATGGAGAAGACGGGAATGTGAGTGATGACGATGAGGATGGAGAGCTTGCAATGCGGAGGTCGTTCCTAAGGCCTATGGAATCTCCTTCTCCGGGCAGTACAATTGGTTCTGCTACCTCAAATGACG ATCATTTTTTTGGCCCTGTATCACCCAATTTTATAAGACCTGGACGGCTATCAGATTCTGCCGCTTCAGATGACAATCATGACATTACCATGGATTCAACAGCTTTCTCCATGCATTTCCGTAGCCTTGCTAGGTCAGAGTCAGGGGTAGACTTGAAGACCCCAACTGGCATCCATCTCTCCTTTGAAGAGAAAACACCAACTTGCACTCGAGGAAACTCCATGGTGCTCACTGAAACAAAGAAGCCAATTTCTAGTTCTTCTTTCCCTGCTGTTATTGCAAGTGGAACTAGTGATTCAAGTGATATGAGTCTGGTTGGTGAACATTTGCAGAAGTATGAGTATGGTAGATTGCCACCTGACTTAGATGCACTTCTAGCGGAAGGAGAAATGGAACTGGATATTGCACCAAGGTCAGATAATATCAGTGCTTCAACGTTACCTACAAACGAGAAACCCAACCACTTAACATTAGAAGAGGATGGAAGTGGTCTTATGGATATTAATGAGAATGGTAAGCAGGAAGCAGGTGCCACGGCTTTTAATAACATGCCATCTGAGACTCTGGACAGGATGCTGGATAAGGCAAATGGTGCTCTTGGACTAGCCCCTCTTTCTCATGATACCTATGGTTCCTCATTTCCTGTATCCAATCCTCCAGATTCTGGCATTTCAGTTGATAATGGAACTTTGTTGTCTAATCAATTAAGTAAA GACAAGCTAATCCATAACAATATGGAGGCTTCTTTTGATGCTTCTGAGGACTGGAGATCTGAGAAGCTTTCTTCAGTTAATTGTGACACACTGTTGAGTCCAGATAGTAGGCTTCATGTTCATGGACGCACTCATAAATTGAAATCTCCACTGACAGGGTTTGTATCACCTTCACCTGCTAAGAGAAGACTAATACTCACAGGAAGCTCTGCACAAAAATATCGTTCTAGGGTAATTTCTGCTCAAGATGATTCCTTTATTGGAAAAGAGAATATGATATCCCTGGTGAGCTCCGCATCCATTCAAAGAAGCATTTCCAAACTTGAAAGGCTCAAGGCTTCTGCATTTTCTTCTGCTATGGGTGATAGAATTGATGATGTGCTTGTTAGATCATTGGAGTTTATAAAAACACCTCCTATTAGTTCTAACTTGGAGAAAGTTAATGAAGATCTCAAAGAGAAGCTTGCGGATATTCCTATCATTTGTGCAGAAGAGCAATTCTCGGATGTTGCTCAGATAGAAGGACAGGAAAGACAATCATTCGGCATGGACAGTAAAAGTTTCAAGGCTTTGGCACATGATGAAG GGAAGAATTATAGTCCATTGATATCAGAAGACCCTAAGGGGAAGATGTTATTTACTTCTAGAATAGATTCCCTCCAAGCTGAATTTATAGGAGAAAAACAAGCAACTGGTACCCCTCAACAAATTCATTTTTCTCCAGGAAAATCCTCGGAAAAACTGTCGTCAACATTGCAAAAATTCCTGTGTAGCCCAAATGGAAAATCAAGGTTGCTTGATCAGCAGAAGGTAAGCAGTGTTCTGAATGAGACTTGTGAAACTGCTACGCACTCAAAAAATGACCTTTCTATGGGTGTAGTTGACTGTGTTCTTTATGACCCTGCTTCTTGTTTAATTGAGAGGAACTCAAATGGGCCATCACTGGAG ACTCCTGAAAGTCTTACGCATGGTTCAGGAAGGAAAGATCTTCAACCACAGGAACTTAATAATAGTAAACCTTTCTCTGTGACTCAAGATCTACAGCTTGCCACACATAACATGCTTGATGGATCTAGTCATAATTCTGCTCAAGAAAGGGGAAACAACAAATTATTGGTTGAACACAGAGAAAGTCAGGATGAAATTATCACATTGCAAAGGAGtccaaaattacaaaaatatcagaGTGTAGATATCTCATCTCGTCCTGATGAAGTGTGCAGTGGAAACCTTATAGTTGGCACTGAACTTAAATATTTGAGTgat ATAAAGTCAAAATTCATGGAAAATGTAGATCAATGGGCATCTTTGTCAATAGGGAAACTTAATGTACATGAG ttGCAGATTGACATGCTTCAGGAATTCATACCTTACATGCAAAAGTCAAAAACATATGAGACATTGCACCATGAACTTCTCTCTCAG AAAACATCTGCTCCTCAAAATCTAAAGGAGAAAAG GATAGCTGAAGCAAGATTGCTTATGTGTCGGGTCATGTATGAGAAGGCAAAGTTGCACTTGATGCGTGTGAAGCAGGAGAAGCTACAG GAAAAATTTCAAACCATAAGCTCTGGGGTTCAAGAATGTAAATCTTTGAAGTTGAATTCTTTGCCTCAACTATCTACAAAATTTGCTAAAGACCTCCATATTGATGTACTTTGTCTGCAGAGGTCTTTTGTTAATCTAAATGGAATGCAAGAG GTGGCTTGTAACAAAGTGAGCACTATGATGCAGGCCCTGGAAGTTTCAGAcaagaaaattacaaatttgaataaatattttcacaCTCATTTTAAAATGAAAGGAGAACTAAATTGTAATGATACCATTGCCTTGGTTAAGGACTATTTGGTGAAGAGAAAATGTTGCAGATTCTTCGGTCAGGAGATGCAG ATGGGTGTTATTCACAACATGTGGAGTAGTGCTGGTCATCACACTGTTGTCCTCAACTACCTTGGTATCCTGATTCAAAG TTTGAAAATAGTTGCTGGTTCAACTTCAAGCATTATCATTTCTAATGAACTCAATGATATGGCTATCACAAAG AGTTTCCCAAATATGGATGCTTGCTCTGTATTTGCATTTGTGCTGCCAGGCGAGATATCCAGGAAGTATGTTGGTGCTAGAAGTCTAGCTCAAGAAGTACAG ATGACTCAGTCCCTTTTAGGCAATTTGGTTGATGTGGTTGAGGAGGTACAGTTGGCGCGTATAGAGCTTTGCAACCTGATTGATACTCGCTTTTGTTCTCCTACTG CTGGAGACCTTGATCTGCAACTTCATTTCATCAGTTTTAAGAGTGGCATTAAAGTGAAAGTAACACTTGGCTTATCGTTCTTGAATAG AGGGATCTATCCTTGGGCGATCATCCCATGTGTGTGTGCAGCTGGAGCTGATGGGACAGATGAAGCAATTGTAGGCGATGTTGAAAATGCATTGAAGAGTGTTAAACCAGGTTATATGAGAATTATACGGTTATGTAGGTGTATTTCCAGCGCAATTCGATCTGCGAGCTGGTGA
- the LOC116011236 gene encoding uncharacterized protein LOC116011236 isoform X2: protein MSSKAGPTPGGDDRQLNHTATSEDGCGTALEMRKKKARRVSFAEMTSVHFFDRDEEETPRDSLAMAGEGNAVEENELSFPQFVNLKANDDGEDGEDGNVSDDDEDGELAMRRSFLRPMESPSPGSTIGSATSNDDHFFGPVSPNFIRPGRLSDSAASDDNHDITMDSTAFSMHFRSLARSESGVDLKTPTGIHLSFEEKTPTCTRGNSMVLTETKKPISSSSFPAVIASGTSDSSDMSLVGEHLQKYEYGRLPPDLDALLAEGEMELDIAPRSDNISASTLPTNEKPNHLTLEEDGSGLMDINENGKQEAGATAFNNMPSETLDRMLDKANGALGLAPLSHDTYGSSFPVSNPPDSGISVDNGTLLSNQLSKDKLIHNNMEASFDASEDWRSEKLSSVNCDTLLSPDSRLHVHGRTHKLKSPLTGFVSPSPAKRRLILTGSSAQKYRSRVISAQDDSFIGKENMISLVSSASIQRSISKLERLKASAFSSAMGDRIDDVLVRSLEFIKTPPISSNLEKVNEDLKEKLADIPIICAEEQFSDVAQIEGQERQSFGMDSKSFKALAHDEGKNYSPLISEDPKGKMLFTSRIDSLQAEFIGEKQATGTPQQIHFSPGKSSEKLSSTLQKFLCSPNGKSRLLDQQKVSSVLNETCETATHSKNDLSMGVVDCVLYDPASCLIERNSNGPSLETPESLTHGSGRKDLQPQELNNSKPFSVTQDLQLATHNMLDGSSHNSAQERGNNKLLVEHRESQDEIITLQRSPKLQKYQSVDISSRPDEVCSGNLIVGTELKYLSDIKSKFMENVDQWASLSIGKLNVHEIDMLQEFIPYMQKSKTYETLHHELLSQKTSAPQNLKEKRIAEARLLMCRVMYEKAKLHLMRVKQEKLQEKFQTISSGVQECKSLKLNSLPQLSTKFAKDLHIDVLCLQRSFVNLNGMQEVACNKVSTMMQALEVSDKKITNLNKYFHTHFKMKGELNCNDTIALVKDYLVKRKCCRFFGQEMQMGVIHNMWSSAGHHTVVLNYLGILIQSLKIVAGSTSSIIISNELNDMAITKSFPNMDACSVFAFVLPGEISRKYVGARSLAQEVQMTQSLLGNLVDVVEEVQLARIELCNLIDTRFCSPTAGDLDLQLHFISFKSGIKVKVTLGLSFLNRGIYPWAIIPCVCAAGADGTDEAIVGDVENALKSVKPGYMRIIRLCRCISSAIRSASW, encoded by the exons ATGTCTTCCAAGGCGGGACCCACGCCCGGTGGCGATGACCGCCAGCTGAACCATACGGCGACGTCGGAGGATGGCTGCGGTACCGCGTTGGAGATGCGGAAGAAGAAGGCACGGAGAGTGAGCTTCGCGGAGATGACTTCCGTGCACTTCTTCGACCGCGACGAGGAGGAGACTCCTCGAGATTCCCTCGCTATGGCGGGTGAGGGAAATGCGGTTGAAGAGAACGAGCTAAGTTTCCCTCAATTCGTCAATTTGAAAGCCAACGATGATGGGGAGGATGGAGAAGACGGGAATGTGAGTGATGACGATGAGGATGGAGAGCTTGCAATGCGGAGGTCGTTCCTAAGGCCTATGGAATCTCCTTCTCCGGGCAGTACAATTGGTTCTGCTACCTCAAATGACG ATCATTTTTTTGGCCCTGTATCACCCAATTTTATAAGACCTGGACGGCTATCAGATTCTGCCGCTTCAGATGACAATCATGACATTACCATGGATTCAACAGCTTTCTCCATGCATTTCCGTAGCCTTGCTAGGTCAGAGTCAGGGGTAGACTTGAAGACCCCAACTGGCATCCATCTCTCCTTTGAAGAGAAAACACCAACTTGCACTCGAGGAAACTCCATGGTGCTCACTGAAACAAAGAAGCCAATTTCTAGTTCTTCTTTCCCTGCTGTTATTGCAAGTGGAACTAGTGATTCAAGTGATATGAGTCTGGTTGGTGAACATTTGCAGAAGTATGAGTATGGTAGATTGCCACCTGACTTAGATGCACTTCTAGCGGAAGGAGAAATGGAACTGGATATTGCACCAAGGTCAGATAATATCAGTGCTTCAACGTTACCTACAAACGAGAAACCCAACCACTTAACATTAGAAGAGGATGGAAGTGGTCTTATGGATATTAATGAGAATGGTAAGCAGGAAGCAGGTGCCACGGCTTTTAATAACATGCCATCTGAGACTCTGGACAGGATGCTGGATAAGGCAAATGGTGCTCTTGGACTAGCCCCTCTTTCTCATGATACCTATGGTTCCTCATTTCCTGTATCCAATCCTCCAGATTCTGGCATTTCAGTTGATAATGGAACTTTGTTGTCTAATCAATTAAGTAAA GACAAGCTAATCCATAACAATATGGAGGCTTCTTTTGATGCTTCTGAGGACTGGAGATCTGAGAAGCTTTCTTCAGTTAATTGTGACACACTGTTGAGTCCAGATAGTAGGCTTCATGTTCATGGACGCACTCATAAATTGAAATCTCCACTGACAGGGTTTGTATCACCTTCACCTGCTAAGAGAAGACTAATACTCACAGGAAGCTCTGCACAAAAATATCGTTCTAGGGTAATTTCTGCTCAAGATGATTCCTTTATTGGAAAAGAGAATATGATATCCCTGGTGAGCTCCGCATCCATTCAAAGAAGCATTTCCAAACTTGAAAGGCTCAAGGCTTCTGCATTTTCTTCTGCTATGGGTGATAGAATTGATGATGTGCTTGTTAGATCATTGGAGTTTATAAAAACACCTCCTATTAGTTCTAACTTGGAGAAAGTTAATGAAGATCTCAAAGAGAAGCTTGCGGATATTCCTATCATTTGTGCAGAAGAGCAATTCTCGGATGTTGCTCAGATAGAAGGACAGGAAAGACAATCATTCGGCATGGACAGTAAAAGTTTCAAGGCTTTGGCACATGATGAAG GGAAGAATTATAGTCCATTGATATCAGAAGACCCTAAGGGGAAGATGTTATTTACTTCTAGAATAGATTCCCTCCAAGCTGAATTTATAGGAGAAAAACAAGCAACTGGTACCCCTCAACAAATTCATTTTTCTCCAGGAAAATCCTCGGAAAAACTGTCGTCAACATTGCAAAAATTCCTGTGTAGCCCAAATGGAAAATCAAGGTTGCTTGATCAGCAGAAGGTAAGCAGTGTTCTGAATGAGACTTGTGAAACTGCTACGCACTCAAAAAATGACCTTTCTATGGGTGTAGTTGACTGTGTTCTTTATGACCCTGCTTCTTGTTTAATTGAGAGGAACTCAAATGGGCCATCACTGGAG ACTCCTGAAAGTCTTACGCATGGTTCAGGAAGGAAAGATCTTCAACCACAGGAACTTAATAATAGTAAACCTTTCTCTGTGACTCAAGATCTACAGCTTGCCACACATAACATGCTTGATGGATCTAGTCATAATTCTGCTCAAGAAAGGGGAAACAACAAATTATTGGTTGAACACAGAGAAAGTCAGGATGAAATTATCACATTGCAAAGGAGtccaaaattacaaaaatatcagaGTGTAGATATCTCATCTCGTCCTGATGAAGTGTGCAGTGGAAACCTTATAGTTGGCACTGAACTTAAATATTTGAGTgat ATAAAGTCAAAATTCATGGAAAATGTAGATCAATGGGCATCTTTGTCAATAGGGAAACTTAATGTACATGAG ATTGACATGCTTCAGGAATTCATACCTTACATGCAAAAGTCAAAAACATATGAGACATTGCACCATGAACTTCTCTCTCAG AAAACATCTGCTCCTCAAAATCTAAAGGAGAAAAG GATAGCTGAAGCAAGATTGCTTATGTGTCGGGTCATGTATGAGAAGGCAAAGTTGCACTTGATGCGTGTGAAGCAGGAGAAGCTACAG GAAAAATTTCAAACCATAAGCTCTGGGGTTCAAGAATGTAAATCTTTGAAGTTGAATTCTTTGCCTCAACTATCTACAAAATTTGCTAAAGACCTCCATATTGATGTACTTTGTCTGCAGAGGTCTTTTGTTAATCTAAATGGAATGCAAGAG GTGGCTTGTAACAAAGTGAGCACTATGATGCAGGCCCTGGAAGTTTCAGAcaagaaaattacaaatttgaataaatattttcacaCTCATTTTAAAATGAAAGGAGAACTAAATTGTAATGATACCATTGCCTTGGTTAAGGACTATTTGGTGAAGAGAAAATGTTGCAGATTCTTCGGTCAGGAGATGCAG ATGGGTGTTATTCACAACATGTGGAGTAGTGCTGGTCATCACACTGTTGTCCTCAACTACCTTGGTATCCTGATTCAAAG TTTGAAAATAGTTGCTGGTTCAACTTCAAGCATTATCATTTCTAATGAACTCAATGATATGGCTATCACAAAG AGTTTCCCAAATATGGATGCTTGCTCTGTATTTGCATTTGTGCTGCCAGGCGAGATATCCAGGAAGTATGTTGGTGCTAGAAGTCTAGCTCAAGAAGTACAG ATGACTCAGTCCCTTTTAGGCAATTTGGTTGATGTGGTTGAGGAGGTACAGTTGGCGCGTATAGAGCTTTGCAACCTGATTGATACTCGCTTTTGTTCTCCTACTG CTGGAGACCTTGATCTGCAACTTCATTTCATCAGTTTTAAGAGTGGCATTAAAGTGAAAGTAACACTTGGCTTATCGTTCTTGAATAG AGGGATCTATCCTTGGGCGATCATCCCATGTGTGTGTGCAGCTGGAGCTGATGGGACAGATGAAGCAATTGTAGGCGATGTTGAAAATGCATTGAAGAGTGTTAAACCAGGTTATATGAGAATTATACGGTTATGTAGGTGTATTTCCAGCGCAATTCGATCTGCGAGCTGGTGA